The Longimicrobium sp. genome window below encodes:
- the ribD gene encoding bifunctional diaminohydroxyphosphoribosylaminopyrimidine deaminase/5-amino-6-(5-phosphoribosylamino)uracil reductase RibD, translating into MTDGVHPDDVQWMRRALELAPRGWGRAAPNPMVGCVVVRDGRVVGEGWHREYGQPHAEVEALRAAGDAAHGATAYVTLEPCSHWGKTPPCTDALTAAGVRRVVFAAHDPNPRAQGGAEVLRAAGIDVAGGVEEQAARDVNAIFFHTHSPAGERRPFVALKLALSLDAAIADRERRSVWITGPEARAETHRLRAGFDAVAVGIGTVLADDPQLTARGDAVPRIPPTRVVFDRALRLPTDSHLVRTAREVPVFVVAEEGASPEAARALEAAGVKVLISAPGAERALESLRQAGVRSMFVEGGAGVAGSLLRAGLVDRLYLFYAPVFLGPDALRPFDALESPPIADAPRWRRVATEAFGADTLVTLARE; encoded by the coding sequence ATGACGGACGGCGTGCATCCCGACGACGTGCAGTGGATGCGCCGCGCGCTGGAGCTGGCGCCGCGCGGGTGGGGCCGCGCCGCGCCCAACCCGATGGTTGGCTGCGTCGTCGTCCGCGACGGACGCGTGGTCGGCGAGGGGTGGCACCGCGAATACGGCCAGCCGCACGCCGAGGTCGAGGCGCTCCGCGCGGCGGGCGATGCGGCCCACGGCGCCACCGCGTACGTCACGCTTGAGCCCTGCTCGCACTGGGGGAAGACGCCGCCGTGCACCGACGCCCTCACCGCCGCCGGTGTGCGGCGCGTGGTGTTCGCGGCGCACGATCCCAATCCCCGTGCGCAGGGAGGCGCCGAAGTGCTGCGCGCGGCGGGGATCGACGTTGCCGGCGGAGTGGAGGAGCAGGCCGCGCGCGACGTGAACGCCATCTTCTTCCACACGCACTCGCCGGCGGGGGAGCGGCGGCCGTTCGTGGCGCTCAAGCTGGCACTGTCGCTCGACGCGGCCATCGCGGACCGCGAGCGGCGCTCGGTGTGGATCACCGGGCCCGAGGCGCGCGCCGAGACCCATCGCCTGCGCGCGGGATTCGACGCGGTGGCGGTGGGGATCGGGACGGTGCTGGCCGACGATCCGCAGCTCACCGCGCGCGGCGACGCCGTCCCCCGAATCCCCCCGACGCGCGTGGTGTTCGACCGCGCGCTGCGGCTGCCGACGGACTCGCATCTCGTCCGCACCGCGCGCGAGGTGCCGGTGTTCGTGGTCGCGGAGGAAGGCGCATCTCCCGAAGCCGCCAGGGCGCTCGAAGCGGCGGGCGTGAAGGTGCTGATCTCCGCGCCGGGAGCCGAACGAGCGCTCGAATCGTTGCGGCAGGCGGGCGTCCGGTCCATGTTCGTGGAGGGCGGGGCCGGAGTGGCCGGTTCGCTCCTCCGCGCCGGGCTCGTGGACCGGCTGTACCTGTTCTACGCGCCGGTCTTCCTGGGGCCGGACGCGCTCCGCCCCTTCGACGCGCTGGAGAGCCCGCCCATCGCCGACGCGCCGCGGTGGAGACGGGTGGCGACGGAGGCGTTCGGCGCCGACACGCTCGTCACGCTCGCACGGGAGTAG